In Drosophila simulans strain w501 chromosome 3R, Prin_Dsim_3.1, whole genome shotgun sequence, a single window of DNA contains:
- the LOC27206456 gene encoding uncharacterized protein LOC27206456, producing the protein MCRRLSDIPGLICLLATVVVPCRAQFYALSALGQPPSPAEFPGAVPRLVIYNPFSGQRLEPLRYSAVSRGRRQPVNGNIVELPQLWQPCSCVEFSCRCCLGLALGLGESANQRLCAALDYNRADLGLRLSVEINQRKVATFGFSARSPPEYCVPLPLSSCLRLYDIRAFGEGNMQVCLSVVFKVLASQFFEYRFSCLRFGARGVFFVRDALQDQEALEVRYRSDAGQYTPEKLADRSSFSFYGR; encoded by the coding sequence ATGTGCCGGCGACTAAGCGATATCCCCGGACTGATCTGCCTGCTGGCGACGGTCGTTGTGCCCTGTCGGGCCCAGTTTTACGCTCTAAGCGCCCTGGGGCAGCCTCCGAGTCCCGCTGAGTTTCCGGGTGCAGTGCCACGACTGGTTATCTACAACCCCTTTAGTGGCCAACGGCTGGAGCCGCTGCGGTACTCGGCCGTTTCGCGCGGCAGACGGCAGCCCGTGAACGGTAACATCGTAGAGCTACCCCAGCTCTGGCAGCCCTGCTCCTGCGTCGAGTTCTCCTGCCGGTGCTGCCTTGGTCTGGCCCTGGGACTCGGCGAGTCAGCCAACCAGCGGTTGTGCGCCGCCCTCGACTACAACCGGGCGGACCTAGGTCTGCGCCTCAGCGTCGAGATAAACCAGCGCAAGGTGGCCACCTTTGGGTTCTCGGCTCGCAGTCCGCCCGAATACTGCGTGCCGCTGCCGCTCTCCAGCTGCCTGAGACTCTACGACATCCGTGCGTTCGGCGAGGGCAACATGCAGGTATGTCTGTCGGTGGTCTTTAAGGTTCTGGCCAGCCAGTTCTTCGAGTACCGCTTCAGCTGCCTGCGCTTTGGCGCTAGAGGAGTATTCTTCGTTCGCGACGCACTGCAGGATCAGGAAGCACTGGAGGTGCGGTATAGGTCCGATGCGGGCCAGTATACGCCAGAGAAGCTGGCCGACAGAAGCAGCTTCAGTTTCTACGGCAGATAA
- the LOC6726648 gene encoding cyclin-G-associated kinase, translating into MGEFFKSLNLNYFSSSEASGAAGNGAPGALGGRLDNDFVGQVVEVAGHRLRIKCVIAEGGYAFVYVAQDVQTGTEYALKRLIGADMQASTAIINEISIHKQLSGHENIVAFVGSSYTAPSAQLGAQHLLLTELCKGGSLVDCFRTNNAPINPTCVLRIFYQMARAVASMHSQSPPIAHRDIKIENFLIGNDKQIKLCDFGSASTEVLSPTFEWSANQRSMLEDQLNTVTTPMYRSPEMLDTWSNNPIGPKVDIWALGCILYFLCYRKHPYEDGGKLRIINANYILPPDPQYQCFRDIIRGCLKVSPFERLDITMVLEGLAAIAETHNWSLKGPLDLHIMPIESLPAESPSLKSSAHSEFYTEPPGITAHPAPLSAATPSSNNGHGSLLSSLRGGAGTLLKNIKDTSTKVMQTMQQSLGRNDLDISHITSRILVMPCPSDGFESTYKTNNIEDVRLSLESRFVPQKISIYNFGQRTEPRLPPPVRTVEAGSVYGCPQAHAPNLQGLFTVSADMYNFLNADPKAIVIVQTGDSGGCTAATVICALLMYADLLREPEDAVQVFAVKRHTINLRPSEFRYLYYFGDILRPTPLLPHYKNTNLVSLSCQPVPRMTKARDGCRIYMEVYCNGNLLLSTLQDYEKMRLYQAGPGKIVLPINLTACGDVTIVLFHARKGMVRPQGLKICQLQFNTGFIPEPETLITFTNQDLDDLPDPEQVTPRFCVSLSLAVTDSESPPSHKPPWMPAKPKRSPAALFSSDLEYAEMLDNFVTKPSTRSSPPPGARKSDRASSPLVLPDVTETAHELPSPIPEPSPPIDLLNLNQQPSDVPAADPLTSAKPSTDASFDLLGAFGDDDSTGIGSAPIPDILPPPPRQQPPPKINTDPFDIFGSVDQGSVPSMKPSGFPPFVGSLPTFVAQPAATTNPSPTHPARAPADPFANIADLATGLNINFNRSTLSGKSPVGTSPQPTQFSSPTHKPSPSSQPQATFMHTPATPQTLPTTSSIRTPTQPQAAPAQSRPDYSRLHFDSQKAAQQPGTGGSKNSDIFADILGQQGYSFGSKMNQCPRSINEMRKEDLFRDMDPKKVRIMEWTDGKKNNIRALLCSMHTVLWDNAKWQRCEMSTMVTPTEVKKAYRRACLAVHPDKHNGTENEEIAKLIFMELNNAWTDFENDATQQNMFNA; encoded by the exons ATGGGCGAGTTCTTTAAGTCGCTCAACCTCAACTACTTCTCCTCCAGCGAGGCCAGCGGAGCTGCAGGAAACGGAGCACCAGGGGCCCTCGGTGGCAGGCTGGACAATGACTTCGTGGGCCAGGTCGTAGAAGTCGCGGGGCACAGGCTGCGCATCAAGTGTGTCATCGCCGAAG GCGGATACGCCTTCGTGTATGTAGCCCAAGATGTGCAAACTGGCACAGAGTACGCCCTCAAGCGTCTGATCGGGGCTGACATGCAAGCCTCCACCGCCATCATCAACGAGATCAGCATCCACAAGCAGCTGTCGGGGCACGAGAACATTGTCGCCTTTGTGGGCTCCAGTTATACCGCCCCATCAGCTCAATTGGGAGCCCAGCACTTGCTCCTCACCGAGCTGTGTAAAG GCGGATCTTTGGTGGACTGCTTCAGGACAAACAATGCTCCGATCAATCCGACTTGTGTACTGCGCATCTTCTACCAAATGGCGCGCGCTGTGGCCAGCATGCACTCACAGTCACCGCCGATAGCCCACCGAGACATAAAG ATTGAGAACTTTCTCATTGGCAACGACAAACAGATCAAGCTGTGCGACTTTGGGTCCGCCAGCACTGAGGTCCTGTCGCCCACGTTTGAGTGGAGCGCCAACCAGCGCAGCATGCTGGAGGACCAGCTAAACACCGTAACTACTCCGATGTACCGATCCCCTGAGATGCTCGACACTTGGTCCAACAACCCGATCGGGCCCAAAGTGGACATATGGGCTCTCGGCTGCATTCTCTACTTCCTGTGCTATCGCAAGCATCCCTACGAGGATGGCGGGAAGCTGCGGATCATTAACGCCAATTACATACTTCCGCCAGATCCTCAGTACCAGTGCTTCCGCGATATAATCCGGGGCTGTTTAAAAGTGAGCCCGTTCGAGCGCCTTGATATTACCATGGTGCTGGAAGGCCTTGCAGCCATCGCTGAGACACACAATTGGTCGCTCAAAGGACCTCTAGACCTTCATATAATGCCCATCGAGTCCCTTCCGGCCGAAAGTCCTTCTCTCAAAAGCTCTGCTCACTCTGAGTTCTATACCGAACCGCCTGGCATCACTGCGCACCCAGCACCGCTCTCTGCCGCCACACCATCATCTAATAATGGACACGGCAGTCTTCTGTCCTCACTGCGTGGCGGCGCTGGAACGCTTTTAAAGAACATTAAAGATACGTCCACCAAAGTGATGCAAACAATGCAGCAATCTCTTGGTCGCAACGATCTTGATATAAGCCACATTACCTCTCGCATCCTGGTAATGCCCTGCCCCTCTGACGGATTTGAGTCGACGTACAAGACGAACAACATCGAAGACGTCCGCCTATCTCTGGAGAGCCGATTTGTCCCACAAAAAATAAGCATTTACAACTTTGGCCAACGAACAGAGCCACGGCTACCGCCACCCGTGCGAACAGTTGAGGCAGGTTCGGTTTATGGGTGTCCACAGGCACATGCTCCTAATCTGCAG GGCCTTTTTACCGTGTCAGCCGACATGTACAATTTTCTAAATGCGGACCCCAAAGCTATCGTAATCGTGCAGACTGGAGACTCGGGTGGATGCACTGCTGCCACCGTCATATGCGCGCTTCTTATGTATGCAGATTTGCTTCGGGAGCCGGAGGACGCGGTGCAGGTCTTCGCCGTTAAGCGGCACACCATTAACCTGCGCCCCTCCGAGTTCCGTTACCTGTACTACTTTGGGGACATCCTGCGGCCCACGCCCCTGCTGCCGCACTACAAAAACACAAACCTTGTTTCACTCAGCTGCCAGCCTGTGCCCAGAATGACCAAGGCGCGCGACGGCTGTAGGATCTATATGGAGGTGTATTGTAATGGAAACTTGCTGCTTAGCACTCTGCAGGACTACGAAAAAATGCG GTTGTATCAGGCCGGCCCCGGCAAAATAGTTCTGCCGATTAACTTGACCGCATGCGGTGATGTGACGATCGTATTATTTCACGCCCGCAAAGGAATGGTGCGACCACAAGGCCTCAAGATATGTCAGTTACAATTTAACACGGGATTCATCCCCGAACCAGAAACGTTGATTACATTCACAAACCAGGACTTGGACGACCTGCCAGACCCCGAGCAGGTGACACCTCGGTTCTGCGTTTCACTTTCTCTGGCTGTTACTGACTCGGAATCACCTCCCAGCCATAAGCCACCATGGATGCCAGCCAAGCCCAAGCGGTCACCCGCCGCCTTGTTCAGCTCGGATTTGGAGTATGCAGAAATGCTCGACAATTTTG TAACCAAGCCTAGCACGCGTTCCTCACCACCACCGGGTGCCCGCAAGAGTGATCGCGCCAGCTCTCCGCTCGTTTTGCCCGACGTCACGGAGACCGCGCACGAACTGCCGTCGCCCATACCAGAGCCATCTCCGCCCATAGACTTGCTTAATTTAAACCAGCAGCCCAGTGACGTACCAGCAGCAGATCCGTTAACCAGCGCCAAGCCCAGCACGGATGCCAGCTTTGACTTGTTAGGGGCCTTCGGTGATGATGACTCCACGGGCATAGGATCAGCGCCCATTCCTGACATACTGCCACCACCGCCACGGCAGCAGCCGCCACCAAAAATAAACACCGACCCATTCGACATATTTGGATCTGTGGACCAAGGCAGCGTGCCCAGCATGAAGCCATCGGGCTTTCCACCTTTCGTTGGCTCCTTGCCAACTTTTGTTGCTCAGCCAGCGGCTACCACCAATCCTTCACCAACTCATCCGGCAAGGGCACCTGCAGATCCATTTGCGAACATCGCCGACCTGGCGACAGGGCTCAACATAAACTTTAACCGCAGCACGCTAAGTGGAAAGTCTCCCGTCGGCACTAGTCCGCAGCCGACTCAGTTCTCAAGCCCCACTCACAAGCCATCGCCATCCTCGCAACCACAAGCAACGTTTATGCATACACCGGCGACTCCGCAGACTCTGCCCACGACATCGTCTATCAGGACGCCGACGCAGCCACAGGCGGCACCTGCTCAATCAAGACCAGACTACAGTCGACTTCACTTTGATTCGCAGAAAGCGGCGCAGCAACCGGGCACTGGCGGGTCCAAGAACTCTGACATATTTGCTGACATTCTGGGCCAACAAGGGTACTCCTTTGGCAGCAAAATGAACCAGTGTCCACGATCCATCAATGAAATGCGCAAGGAAGATTTGTTCAGGGATATGGACCCGAAGAAAGTGCGGATTATGGAATGG ACTGATGGTAAGAAAAACAACATCCGTGCGCTTCTCTGCTCTATGCACACGGTGTTGTGGGACAATGCCAAGTGGCAGCGCTGCGAGATGTCCACCATGGTGACACCGACAGAGGTTAAGAAGGCATACCGTCGCGCCTGCCTCGCAGTGCATCCTGATAAG cataaTGGAACAGAGAATGAGGAGATTGCCAAGCTCATATTTATGGAACTAAACAACGCATGGACAGATTTTGAAAACGATGCCACGCagcaaaatatgtttaatgcGTAA
- the LOC6726649 gene encoding guanine deaminase — translation MATVFLGTVVHTKSFSEFESFERGFLAVDDAGKIIGVGQDYHAWASSNPAHAKGLTEVQLSDYQFLMPGFVDCHIHAPQFAQVGLGLDMPLLDWLNTYTFPLEAKFSNQQFAQQVYQSVVEATLRCGTTLASYFATNHLESTLTLAREAVRQGQRALVGKVCSNCNSPDFYVETAEESVSATLAFVEGVRELGSPLVMPTITPRFALSCSKELLKSLGDIAKRFDLHIQSHISENLAEIEMVKGIFKTSYAGAYDEAGLLTNKTVMAHGVHLEDDEVALLKVRGCSVAHCPTSNTMLSSGLCDVQRLVSAGVSVGLGTDVSGGNSVSIQDVLLRALDVSKHLDFFKKQNIRGTGVAKTQDFNYDQLKYKQALYLATLGGAKALSLDQVTGNFALGKDFDALLVDVSVVEKPLRRLSVDELVEKFIYTGSDRNIVEVFVAGKRIKQGYQ, via the exons ATGGCAACCGTGTTTCTTGGAACTGTCGTGCACACCAAGTCGTTCAGCGAGTTCGAGTCCTTTGAAAGGGGATTCCTGGCAGTGGACGACGCTGGCAAG ATAATAGGAGTGGGCCAAGACTACCATGCGTGGGCAAGCAGCAATCCGGCCCACGCCAAGGGTCTGACCGAGGTCCAGCTGTCGGACTACCAGTTCCTCATGCCGGGCTTCGTCGACTGCCACATACACGCCCCACAGTTTGCGCAAGTGGGACTGGGACTAGACATGCCTCTTCTGGACTGGTTGAACACGTACACTTTCCCGCTGGAGGCGAAGTTTTCCAACCAACAATTCGCCCAGCAGGTCTACCAGAGTGTGGTC GAAGCAACACTGCGGTGCGGAACCACTCTGGCGTCCTATTTCGCCACCAACCATCTGGAGTCAACGCTGACCTTGGCGCGGGAGGCGGTGCGTCAAGGCCAGCGGGCACTGGTAGGCAAGGTCTGTTCCAACTGCAACAGCCCCGACTTTTACGT GGAGACTGCGGAAGAGTCGGTCAGTGCAACCCTGGCTTTCGTGGAGGGCGTGCGGGAGCTCGGCAGCCCGTTGGTGATGCCGACGATTACGCCCCGCTTTGCCCTTAGCTGCAGCAAGGAGCTGCTAAAGAGTCTAGGCGATATAGCGAAGCGATTTGACCTGCATATCCAGAGTCACATCAGCGAAAACCTGGCAGAGATCGAGATGGTAAAGGGGATATTTAAGACCAGCTATGCCGGAGCATACGACGAGGCTGGACTGCTAACGAATAAG ACGGTAATGGCTCACGGCGTGCACCTGGAGGACGACGAGGTGGCACTTCTTAAAGTCCGCGGGTGCTCGGTAGCCCACTGTCCCACTTCGAACACAATGCTAAGCTCGGGTCTCTGCGATGTCCAACGGCTGGTGAGCGCCGGCGTGAGCGTAGGTCTTGGCACAGACGTTTCGGGGGGAAACTCCGTCTCGATTCAGGACGTTCTGCTGCGCGCATTGGACGTGTCAAAACACTTGGACTTTTTTAAGAAGCAGAACATCCGCGGGACGGGTGTGGCCAAAACACAAGATTTCAACTACGATCAGTTGAAGTACAAGCAGGCGCTCTACTTGGCCACTTTGGGTGGCGCCAAAGCGCTGTCCCTCGATCAAGTGACCGGAAACTTCGCCCTAGGGAAGGATTTCGATGCCTTGTTGGTGGATGTCAGCGTCGTCGAGAAACCCTTGCGGAGGCTGAGCGTCGATGAGCTGGTGGAGAAGTTCATTTACACAGGCAGTGACCGCAACATTGTAGAGGTTTTCGTTGCCGGCAAGCGTATTAAACAGGGATACCAATAA
- the LOC6726650 gene encoding pre-mRNA-splicing factor RBM22 — MSMSKTTNTYNRQNWEDAEFPILCQTCLGDNPYVRMIKERFGKECKICTRPFTIFRWCPGARMRFKKTEICQTCARLKNVCQTCLLDLEYGLPIQVRDAALKVADNMPQSDVNKEYYIQNIDAQLQDGDGTEAAGAVGRSLAANEMLSKLARTAPYYKRNRPHICSFWVKGECKRGEECPYRHDKPNEPDDPLCEQNIKDRYYGRNDPVAEKIMKRAASLPTLEPPEDRNITTLYVGNLPEEITEPELRDQFYQFGEIRSIALVPRQQCAFVQYTKRNAAELAAERTFNKLVIQGRKVSIKWAHSQAKQGTAAKTDRRFDLAGIPPPSAKPNDYFNLRQEQINVMPAGMKLHQLPSNLVPASAYQMYGQPTYAAPYGNASSTAASSSGVSLDSISIPPPPGQVPYPSQDASRMGAVKK; from the coding sequence ATGTCTATGTCAAAAACGACTAACACCTATAACCGGCAGAACTGGGAGGATGCGGAATTCCCGATTCTGTGCCAAACTTGCCTTGGCGACAATCCGTACGTGCGGATGATTAAAGAGCGATTCGGCAAGGAATGCAAGATATGCACGCGTCCATTCACAATATTTCGATGGTGTCCTGGTGCTCGTATGCGCTTCAAAAAGACGGAGATATGCCAAACGTGTGCGCGCCTGAAGAACGTGTGTCAGACCTGCCTGTTGGACCTGGAGTACGGATTGCCCATTCAAGTACGAGATGCGGCGCTCAAAGTGGCTGACAATATGCCACAGAGCGACGTTAACAAGGAATACTACATCCAAAACATAGACGCCCAGCTGCAGGACGGAGATGGCACGGAGGCGGCAGGAGCTGTCGGTCGATCCCTCGCCGCCAACGAGATGTTGTCCAAGCTTGCGCGCACAGCGCCCTACTACAAGCGAAACAGGCCGCACATCTGCTCCTTTTGGGTTAAGGGCGAGTGCAAGCGTGGAGAGGAGTGCCCCTACCGCCACGACAAGCCCAACGAGCCGGACGATCCGCTATGTGAGCAAAACATTAAGGACAGGTACTACGGACGCAACGACCCAGTGGCCGAGAAGATCATGAAGCGTGCAGCCTCGCTTCCCACACTCGAGCCGCCCGAGGACCGCAATATCACAACTCTCTATGTGGGGAACCTTCCCGAAGAGATCACGGAACCCGAGCTACGAGATCAGTTCTACCAGTTCGGCGAAATTCGATCTATTGCGCTGGTGCCACGCCAGCAGTGCGCTTTTGTGCAATACACCAAAAGAAACGCTGCCGAGCTGGCTGCTGAGCGGACCTTTAACAAGCTGGTGATCCAGGGCCGAAAGGTGAGCATAAAGTGGGCTCACTCTCAGGCAAAGCAGGGCACCGCTGCAAAGACAGACAGACGCTTCGACTTGGCCGGCATTCCTCCTCCAAGCGCGAAGCCTAACGACTACTTCAATCTTCGCCAAGAGCAAATTAATGTCATGCCTGCCGGCATGAAGCTGCATCAGTTGCCATCCAATCTAGTTCCGGCGTCGGCTTACCAAATGTACGGGCAGCCTACTTATGCAGCGCCCTACGGAAACGCCAGTTCCACAGCCGCTTCTTCCTCGGGTGTCAGTCTGGACTCCATATCGATTCCTCCGCCACCGGGTCAAGTACCTTATCCAAGTCAGGACGCCAGTCGGATGGGAGCTGTTAAGAAGTAG
- the LOC27208387 gene encoding ATP-dependent RNA helicase abstrakt, producing MAQVKRYRRSSKSSEEGDPDNEEYVPYVPVKERKKQHMIKLGRIVQLVSETAQPKSSSENENEDDSQGAHDVETWGRKYNISLLDQHTELKKIAEAKKLSAVEKQLREEEKIMESIAQQKALMGVAELAKGIQYEQPIKTAWQPPRYIREMSEEEREAVRHELRILVEGESPSPPIRSFREMKFPKGILNGLAAKGIKTPTPIQVQGLPTVLAGRDLIGIAFTGSGKTLVFVLPVVMFALEQEYSLPFERNEGPYGLIICPSRELAKQTHEIIQHYSKHLQACGMPEIRSCLAMGGLPVSEALDVISRGVHIVVATPGRLMDMLDKKILTLDMCRYLCMDEADRMIDMGFEEDVRTIFSFFKGQRQTLLFSATMPKKIQNFARSALVKPVTINVGRAGAASMNVTQQVEYVKQEAKVVYLLDCLQKTAPPVLIFAEKKQDVDCIHEYLLLKGVEAVAIHGGKDQEERSRAVDAYRVGKKDVLVATDVASKGLDFPNVQHVINYDMPDDIENYVHRIGRTGRSNTKGLATTLINKTTEQSVLLDLKHLLIEGKQEVPDFLDELAPETEHQHLDLGDSHGCTYCGGLGHRITECPKLEAVQNKQASNIGRRDYLSNTAADY from the coding sequence ATGGCGCAGGTAAAGCGGTATCGGAGGTCGTCTAAGTCCTCGGAGGAAGGCGACCCAGACAACGAGGAGTACGTGCCATACGTACCGGTGAAGGAGCGAAAGAAGCAGCACATGATAAAGCTGGGCAGGATCGTGCAACTGGTCTCGGAAACGGCACAGCCAAAGTCCTCAAGCGAGAATGAGAATGAAGACGACTCGCAGGGCGCGCACGATGTCGAGACCTGGGGGCGCAAGTACAACATTAGTCTGCTGGACCAGCACACAGAACTTAAGAAAATTGCGGAGGCCAAAAAGTTGAGTGCCGTCGAAAAGCAGCTACGAGAGGAGGAAAAGATTATGGAGAGCATAGCTCAGCAGAAGGCCCttatgggcgtggcagagtTGGCAAAGGGGATTCAGTACGAGCAACCTATTAAAACAGCTTGGCAACCGCCGCGTTACATCCGGGAAATGTCGGAGGAAGAGCGCGAGGCCGTGCGCCACGAGTTGAGGATCCTAGTGGAGGGAGAATCCCCAAGCCCGCCAATTCGCAGCTTCCGGGAAATGAAGTTCCCCAAAGGTATACTTAACGGCTTAGCGGCCAAAGGCATTAAGACCCCGACCCCAATCCAAGTGCAAGGTCTGCCCACTGTACTAGCCGGCCGCGACCTAATTGGTATAGCATTCACTGGGTCTGGAAAAACGCTTGTCTTCGTGCTGCCAGTCGTCATGTTTGCCCTGGAACAGGAGTATAGCCTGCCATTTGAGCGTAACGAGGGCCCCTACGGCCTGATCATTTGCCCGTCCCGCGAGCTGGCCAAGCAAACACACGAGATAATTCAACACTACAGCAAGCACCTTCAGGCATGCGGAATGCCTGAGATTCGTTCCTGCCTGGCTATGGGTGGGTTGCCAGTCAGCGAGGCCCTTGACGTCATCTCACGCGGCGTGCATATCGTGGTGGCGACACCAGGTCGTCTAATGGATATGCTGGACAAGAAGATCCTTACACTGGACATGTGCCGGTATCTGTGCATGGACGAGGCTGACCGCATGATTGACATGGGATTTGAAGAGGACGTTCGTACGATATTCTCCTTCTTCAAAGGCCAGCGACAGACACTTTTATTCTCTGCCACCATGCCAAAAAAAATCCAGAACTTTGCACGATCAGCTCTCGTGAAGCCTGTCACAATTAATGTGGGTCGCGCGGGTGCTGCGTCAATGAACGTCACCCAACAGGTTGAGTACGTTAAGCAAGAGGCAAAGGTGGTATATTTGCTGGACTGCCTACAGAAGACCGCGCCGCCCGTGCTCATTTTTGCTGAGAAGAAGCAGGATGTAGACTGCATACATGAGTATCTGCTGCTGAAAGGCGTGGAGGCGGTGGCAATTCACGGCGGAAAGGATCAGGAAGAACGATCGCGGGCAGTCGATGCTTACCGCGTGGGCAAAAAAGATGTGCTGGTGGCCACCGACGTGGCCTCGAAGGGTCTGGACTTCCCCAACGTGCAACACGTTATTAACTACGACATGCCGGACGATATTGAAAACTATGTGCATCGTATTGGCCGCACAGGTCGTTCCAACACTAAGGGATTGGCTACCACGCTGATAAACAAGACTACCGAGCAGTCGGTCCTGCTCGACCTGAAGCACCTGCTAATCGAGGGCAAGCAAGAGGTCCCGGACTTCTTGGACGAACTGGCACCTGAGACCGAACACCAGCACCTGGACCTGGGTGACTCGCATGGCTGCACCTACTGTGGTGGTCTGGGCCATCGCATCACGGAGTGCCCAAAACTTGAGGCTGTTCAGAACAAGCAAGCTTCCAACATAGGTCGTCGCGACTACCTATCCAACACCGCTGCGGATTACTAA